The genomic window CCACTCTGGTGGCCCAGGCTGGGTTCGCCCCTCAGGTGGTGCACCTGGACCCCATGTTTCCCCATCGCGAAAAGTCAGCCCTGGTCAAAAAGGAAATGCGCCTGTTTCGCGAACTGGCCGGTGACGATCACGATGCGCCCCGTTTGCTGGAAGCCGCGCTGGAGACAGCCACCCATAGGGTGGTGGTCAAGCGGCCACGCAAAGCGCCACCGATTGAAGGGCCAGCGCCGCAGCATGTGATTGAAGGCAAGACCAGCCGCTATGACCTTTATGTTCACCGTTCACTGAAGCGTTGATTCACCACTCACCACTCACCACTCACGGCCTTTAAGAGCGCCGCTGGCGCTTGCCACGTGGCTGCTGCTTGCCTCGAGGCGAGGGTTTGACGGGTTCAGGCGGCACCCGGTAATGCAGGTAAAGATCTAGCACTAGTTCAGGAAGTTGGGCGACCAGCGCTTCCTGGCGCTCAATATCGCCTGCCAGTTCCGCCATATCCGGCTCGTCTTCAAACAGACCGGAAAGTAGCATGAAGGGTAGCAAGAGGGTGGCAGCAGCTTCTTCGTCTTCAGCGAACCAGGCGGCTTCATCGCAGAAGACGCCTTCCATAAAGCCCGCGCACCAGTCGCCAATCGGGGTTTCCTCCGCGCTCAAACCGCCCAGGGTCAGCTCGAATGGCAACTCGGGGAGGCCACCCTGTTCGAGCACTGCCATGGCGTTGCGGCGCAGGCTGGAAAGCAGCATGATGATATCATCGCGCTCGGCATCATTCTGATAGCGCGGTTCGCCCTGAAACAGCTCCACAAGCCACTGTTCGGCGGGCAATTCACTGGGCGCTACGGCCAGTGCCAGCATGAAGCCATGGGCAGAAATCAGGTCGAGGGCATCTTCATCGACCTGATCGGAATCCAGGAACTCATCCAGGCGGTCTAGCTCTTCATCTTCCAGCAGGGGTTGTGGTGGAAGGGTTTGTTGAGCAGGTGTCTCGGGAGCGTCAGGGCGGGTTGACATACAAAGCCTCACTAGCAATTGGCATGACTGGAACAAGTAACA from Halomonas sp. CH40 includes these protein-coding regions:
- a CDS encoding YecA family protein yields the protein MSTRPDAPETPAQQTLPPQPLLEDEELDRLDEFLDSDQVDEDALDLISAHGFMLALAVAPSELPAEQWLVELFQGEPRYQNDAERDDIIMLLSSLRRNAMAVLEQGGLPELPFELTLGGLSAEETPIGDWCAGFMEGVFCDEAAWFAEDEEAAATLLLPFMLLSGLFEDEPDMAELAGDIERQEALVAQLPELVLDLYLHYRVPPEPVKPSPRGKQQPRGKRQRRS